A portion of the Chaetodon trifascialis isolate fChaTrf1 chromosome 7, fChaTrf1.hap1, whole genome shotgun sequence genome contains these proteins:
- the cdc42l gene encoding cell division cycle 42, like, whose product MQTIKCVVVGDGAVGKTCLLISYTTNKFPSEYVPTVFDNYAVTVMIGGEPYTLGLFDTAGQEDYDRLRPLSYPQTDVFLVCFSVVSPSSFENVKEKWVPEISHHCPRTPFLLVGTQVDLREDSNTIEKLAKNKQRPLYSESGEKLARELKAVKYVECSALTQRGLKNVFDEAILAALEPPESKPKRKCVLL is encoded by the exons ATGCAGACTATAAAATGTGTAGTGGTAGGGGACGGTGCAGTAGGAAAGACCTGCTTACTGATCTCCTACACAACCAACAAGTTCCCCTCAGAATATGTGCCTACG gtTTTTGACAATTatgcagtgacagtgatgattGGGGGAGAGCCCTATACACTTGGCCTATTTGACACAGCAG GTCAGGAGGATTACGACAGGCTGCGTCCTCTCAGCTATCCACAAACAGATGTCTTCCTTGTATGTTTCTCTGTTGTCTCACCCTCATCGTTTGAAAACGTCAAAGAGAAG TGGGTCCCTGAGATTTCTCACCACTGCCCACGCACACCCTTCCTGTTAGTGGGCACACAAGTGGACCTGCGGGAAGACAGCAACACGATTGAGAAGCTGGCGAAGAACAAACAGCGCCCCCTTTATTctgagagtggagagaagctggcTCGTGAGCTCAAGGCTGTCAAATACGTGGAGTGCTCAGCTCTGACACAG CGAGGGCTTAAGAATGTGTTTGACGAGGCCATCCTGGCAGCCTTGGAGCCTCCTGAGAGCAAACCCAAGAGAAAGTGCGTCCTGCTATAG
- the mlf2 gene encoding myeloid leukemia factor 2, protein MFRFLNDVDDDPFMMDPFAAHRQQMRALFGPFGMDPFALTPQMQPHRAPRRQAGPLAPFGMMGMGGGFMDMFGMMGEIMGNMERMSGSPNCQTFSSSTVISYSSSDSGAPEVYQQTSETRTGPGGIRETRQSMRDSESGLERLAIGHHIGDRAHIMERSRNRRTGDREERQDFINLDETDAAAFDEEWRREAGRYVSPNARAIEYGRDRRAGGQQLALTAPPGSTSPPGHRHESPRHRQPHTRPRYDW, encoded by the exons ATGTTTCGGTTCTTGAATGACGTTGATGACGACCCCTTCATGAT GGATCCATTTGCAGCTCACAGACAGCAGATGCGGGCTCTGTTTGGACCATTTGGCATGGACCCCTTTGCCCTGACCCCCCAGATGCAGCCACACCGCGCACCACGCAGACAG GCTGGTCCATTGGCCCCATTTGGCATGATGGGAATG GGCGGAGGGTTCATGGATATGTTCGGAATGATGGGAGAAATAATGGGAAATATG GAAAGAATGTCCGGTTCACCAAACTGTCAGACATTTTCCTCTTCAACAGTGATCTCCTACTCCTCCTCAGACTCAGGGGCTCCTGAAGTTTATCAGCAGACCAGCGAAACAAGAACAGGCCCTGGAGGG ATCCGCGAGACACGGCAGTCCATGAGGGACAGCGAGAGCGGCCTCGAGCGTCTTGCCATCGGCCACCACATTGGGGATCGTGCACACATAATGGAGCGTTCACGAAATCGCCGCACTGGAGACCGCGAGGAACGGCAAGACTTCATTAACCTTGATGAGA CTGACGCTGCAGCGTTTGatgaggagtggaggagggaggccGGGAGATACGTTTCCCCGAATGCCCGGGCGATTGAATACGGCCGAGATCGACGGGCAGGAGGCCAGCAGCTGGCCCTTACTGCTCCTCCCGGCTCAACGTCCCCACCAGGCCATCGGCATGAGTCCCCCAGACACCGTCAGCCCCACACCCGTCCACGTTACGACTGGTGA